The following are from one region of the Sciurus carolinensis chromosome 5, mSciCar1.2, whole genome shotgun sequence genome:
- the Ndst2 gene encoding bifunctional heparan sulfate N-deacetylase/N-sulfotransferase 2 isoform X2 → MLQLWKVVRPARQLELHRLILLLIAFSLGSMGFLAYYVSTSPKAKEPLPLPLGDCSSGGAAAPGLARPPVPPRLPRPPETARTEPVVLVFVESAYSQLGQEIVAILESSRFRYSTELAPGRGDMPTLTDHTHGRYVLVIYENLLKYVNLDAWSRELLDRYCVEYGVGIIGFFRAHEHSLLSAQLKGFPLFLHSNLGLRDYQVNPSAPLLHLTRPSRLEPGPLPGDDWTIFQSNHSTYEPVLLASLRPAEPPVLGPVSRRARLPTVVQDLGLHDGIQRVFFGHGLSFWLHKLVFVDAVAYLTGKRLCLDLDRYILVDIDDIFVGKEGTRMKVTDVEALLTTQNKLRTLVPNFTFNLGFSGKFYHTGPGESLCHSQEHGIPTDLGYAVAPHHSGVYPIHTQLYEAWKSVWGIQVTSTEEYPHLRPARYRRGFIHNGIMVLPRQTCGLFTHTIFYNEYPGGSRELDRSIRGGELFLTVLLNPISIFMTHLSNYGNDRLGLYTFESLVRFLQCWTRLRLQTLPPVPLARKYFELFPQERSPLWQNPCDDKRHKDIWSKEKTCDRLPKFLIVGPQKTGTTAIHFFLSLHPAVTSSFPSPSTFEEIQFFNGPNYHKGIDWYMDFFPVPSNASTDFLFEKSATYFDSEVVPRRGAALLPRAKIITVLTNPADRAYSWYQHQRAHGDPVALNYTFYQVISASSQAPVVLRSLQNRCLVPGYYSTHLQRWLTYYPSGQLLIVDGQELRTNPAASMESIQKFLGITPFLNYTRTLRFDEDKGFWCQGLEGGKTRCLGKSKGRRYPDMDTESRLFLTDFFRNHNLELSKLLNRLGQPVPSWLREELQRSSLG, encoded by the exons ATGCTCCAGCTGTGGAAGGTGGTACGCCCAGCTCGGCAGCTGGAACTGCACCGCCTCATACTGCTGCTGATTGCTTTCAGCCTGGGCTCCATGGGCTTCCTGGCTTACTATGTATCCACCAGCCCCAAGGCCAAGgaacccctgcccctgcccttgggAGACTGTAGCAGTGGTGGAGCAGCTGCCCCTGGCCTTGCACGGCCTCCAGTCCCTCCTCGACTGCCCAGGCCTCCAGAAACAGCTCGAACTGAACCTGTGGTCCTTGTGTTTGTGGAAAGTGCATACTCGCAACTGGGTCAGGAGATTGTGGCCATCTTAGAGTCTAGTCGTTTTCGTTATAGCACTGAGTTGGCACCTGGCCGAGGGGACATGCCCACATTGACTGATCATACCCATGGCCGCTATGTCTTGGTCATTTATGAGAACCTGCTCAAGTATGTTAACCTGGATGCCTGGAGTCGGGAACTGCTAGATCGATACTGTGTGGAGTATGGTGTGGGCATCATTGGCTTTTTCCGAGCCCATGAGCACAGCCTACTGAGTGCCCAACTCAAGGGTTTTCCCCTTTTTTTACACTCAAACTTGGGACTCCGTGACTACCAAGTGAATCCTTCTGCCCCGCTACTGCATCTCACTCGCCCTAGCCGCCTGGAACCTGGGCCGCTGCCTGGTGATGACTGGACCATCTTCCAATCCAATCATAGCACATATGAACCAGTGCTTCTTGCCAGCCTTCGACCAGCTGAGCCCCCTGTGCTAGGACCAGTGTCTCGTCGGGCCCGGCTTCCCACTGTGGTACAGGACCTGGGGCTTCATGATGGCATCCAGCGGGTGTTCTTTGGCCATGGCCTTTCATTTTGGCTCCACAAACTTGTCTTCGTTGATGCTGTTGCATACCTCACGGGCAAACGCCTCTGCCTGGACCTTGACCGCTATATCTTAGTAGACATCGATGATATCTTTGTGGGTAAAGAAGGTACCCGCATGAAGGTGACTGATGTTGAG GCTCTGTTGACCACCCAGAACAAACTCAGGACCTTAGTCCCCAACTTCACCTTCAACCTGGGCTTCTCTGGCAAGTTCTACCATACTG GTCCTGGTGAGAGTCTATGCCATTCCCAGGAGCATGGGATTCCCACGGATCTGGGGTATGCTGTGGCTCCTCACCACTCGGGCGTGTACCCCATCCACACGCAGCTCTATGAGGCCTGGAAATCTGTGTGGGGCATCCAGGTGACCAGCACTGAGGAGTATCCCCATCTCCGCCCTGCCCGCTACCGCCGTGGCTTCATTCACAATGGCATCATG GTGCTGCCCCGGCAGACATGTGGTCTCTTCACTCACACAATCTTCTATAATGAATATCCTGGAGGCTCTCGTGAACTAGATCGGAGCATCCGAGGGGGCGAGCTCTTTCTGACAGTGCTGCTTAATCCG ATCAGCATCTTTATGACCCATTTGTCCAATTATGGAAATGACCGGCTGGGCCTGTACACCTTTGAGAGCCTGGTGCGCTTCCTCCAGTGCTGGACACGGCTGCGCCTACAGACCCTTCCTCCAGTCCCTCTTGCACGAAAGTACTTTGAACTTTTCCCCCAGGAGCGAAGTCCCCTTTGGCAG AATCCCTGTGATGACAAGAGGCACAAAGATATCTGGTCCAAGGAGAAAACCTGTGATCGGCTCCCCAAGTTCCTCATTGTGGGACCCCAGAAGACTG GGACCACAGCTATTCACTTCTTCCTGAGCCTGCACCCAGCTGTGACTAGCAGCTTCCCTAGCCCAAGCACCTTTGAGGAGATTCAGTTCTTCAACGGCCCTAATTACCACAAGGGTATTGACTG GTACATGGACTTCTTCCCTGTTCCTTCTAATGCCAGCACTGACTTCCTGTTTGAAAAAAGTGCCACCTACTTTGATTCAGAGGTTGTACCACGGCGGGGGGCTGCCCTCCTGCCAAGAGCCAAGATCATCACTGTGCTCACCAATCCTGCTGACAGGGCATACTCCTGGTACCAG CACCAGCGAGCACACGGAGACCCAGTTGCTCTGAATTATACCTTCTACCAGGTGATTTCAGCTTCCTCCCAGGCCCCTGTGGTACTTCGCTCTCTGCAGAATCGCTGTCTTGTCCCTGGCTATTATTCTACCCATCTACAACGCTGGCTGACTTACTACCCCTCTGGACAG CTGCTGATTGTGGATGGGCAAGAGCTGCGTACCAACCCAGCAGCCTCAATGGAGAGCATCCAGAAGTTCCTGGGTATCACACCCTTTCTGAACTACACACGGACCCTCAG GTTTGATGAAGATAAGGGATTTTGGTGCCAGGGACTTGAAGGTGGTAAAACTCGCTGTCTAGGCAAAAGCAAAGGCCGAAGGTACCCAGATATGGACACCGAG tCCCGCCTTTTCCTTACGGATTTTTTCCGAAACCATAATTTGGAGCTGTCGAAGCTGCTGAACCGGCTTGGACAGCCAGTCCCCTCATGGCTTCGGGAAGAACTGCAGCGTTCCAGTCTGGGCTGA
- the Ndst2 gene encoding bifunctional heparan sulfate N-deacetylase/N-sulfotransferase 2 isoform X1 — protein sequence MLQLWKVVRPARQLELHRLILLLIAFSLGSMGFLAYYVSTSPKAKEPLPLPLGDCSSGGAAAPGLARPPVPPRLPRPPETARTEPVVLVFVESAYSQLGQEIVAILESSRFRYSTELAPGRGDMPTLTDHTHGRYVLVIYENLLKYVNLDAWSRELLDRYCVEYGVGIIGFFRAHEHSLLSAQLKGFPLFLHSNLGLRDYQVNPSAPLLHLTRPSRLEPGPLPGDDWTIFQSNHSTYEPVLLASLRPAEPPVLGPVSRRARLPTVVQDLGLHDGIQRVFFGHGLSFWLHKLVFVDAVAYLTGKRLCLDLDRYILVDIDDIFVGKEGTRMKVTDVEALLTTQNKLRTLVPNFTFNLGFSGKFYHTGTEEEDAGDDMLLKHRKEFWWFPHMWSHMQPHLFHNRSVLADQMRLNKQFALEHGIPTDLGYAVAPHHSGVYPIHTQLYEAWKSVWGIQVTSTEEYPHLRPARYRRGFIHNGIMVLPRQTCGLFTHTIFYNEYPGGSRELDRSIRGGELFLTVLLNPISIFMTHLSNYGNDRLGLYTFESLVRFLQCWTRLRLQTLPPVPLARKYFELFPQERSPLWQNPCDDKRHKDIWSKEKTCDRLPKFLIVGPQKTGTTAIHFFLSLHPAVTSSFPSPSTFEEIQFFNGPNYHKGIDWYMDFFPVPSNASTDFLFEKSATYFDSEVVPRRGAALLPRAKIITVLTNPADRAYSWYQHQRAHGDPVALNYTFYQVISASSQAPVVLRSLQNRCLVPGYYSTHLQRWLTYYPSGQLLIVDGQELRTNPAASMESIQKFLGITPFLNYTRTLRFDEDKGFWCQGLEGGKTRCLGKSKGRRYPDMDTESRLFLTDFFRNHNLELSKLLNRLGQPVPSWLREELQRSSLG from the exons ATGCTCCAGCTGTGGAAGGTGGTACGCCCAGCTCGGCAGCTGGAACTGCACCGCCTCATACTGCTGCTGATTGCTTTCAGCCTGGGCTCCATGGGCTTCCTGGCTTACTATGTATCCACCAGCCCCAAGGCCAAGgaacccctgcccctgcccttgggAGACTGTAGCAGTGGTGGAGCAGCTGCCCCTGGCCTTGCACGGCCTCCAGTCCCTCCTCGACTGCCCAGGCCTCCAGAAACAGCTCGAACTGAACCTGTGGTCCTTGTGTTTGTGGAAAGTGCATACTCGCAACTGGGTCAGGAGATTGTGGCCATCTTAGAGTCTAGTCGTTTTCGTTATAGCACTGAGTTGGCACCTGGCCGAGGGGACATGCCCACATTGACTGATCATACCCATGGCCGCTATGTCTTGGTCATTTATGAGAACCTGCTCAAGTATGTTAACCTGGATGCCTGGAGTCGGGAACTGCTAGATCGATACTGTGTGGAGTATGGTGTGGGCATCATTGGCTTTTTCCGAGCCCATGAGCACAGCCTACTGAGTGCCCAACTCAAGGGTTTTCCCCTTTTTTTACACTCAAACTTGGGACTCCGTGACTACCAAGTGAATCCTTCTGCCCCGCTACTGCATCTCACTCGCCCTAGCCGCCTGGAACCTGGGCCGCTGCCTGGTGATGACTGGACCATCTTCCAATCCAATCATAGCACATATGAACCAGTGCTTCTTGCCAGCCTTCGACCAGCTGAGCCCCCTGTGCTAGGACCAGTGTCTCGTCGGGCCCGGCTTCCCACTGTGGTACAGGACCTGGGGCTTCATGATGGCATCCAGCGGGTGTTCTTTGGCCATGGCCTTTCATTTTGGCTCCACAAACTTGTCTTCGTTGATGCTGTTGCATACCTCACGGGCAAACGCCTCTGCCTGGACCTTGACCGCTATATCTTAGTAGACATCGATGATATCTTTGTGGGTAAAGAAGGTACCCGCATGAAGGTGACTGATGTTGAG GCTCTGTTGACCACCCAGAACAAACTCAGGACCTTAGTCCCCAACTTCACCTTCAACCTGGGCTTCTCTGGCAAGTTCTACCATACTG ggacagaggaggaggatgCAGGAGACGACATGCTGCTGAAGCACCGCAAAGAGTTCTGGTGGTTCCCCCACATGTGGAGTCACATGCAACCACACCTGTTCCACAATCGCTCTGTGCTGGCTGACCAGATGAGGCTCAATAAACAGTTTGCTTTG GAGCATGGGATTCCCACGGATCTGGGGTATGCTGTGGCTCCTCACCACTCGGGCGTGTACCCCATCCACACGCAGCTCTATGAGGCCTGGAAATCTGTGTGGGGCATCCAGGTGACCAGCACTGAGGAGTATCCCCATCTCCGCCCTGCCCGCTACCGCCGTGGCTTCATTCACAATGGCATCATG GTGCTGCCCCGGCAGACATGTGGTCTCTTCACTCACACAATCTTCTATAATGAATATCCTGGAGGCTCTCGTGAACTAGATCGGAGCATCCGAGGGGGCGAGCTCTTTCTGACAGTGCTGCTTAATCCG ATCAGCATCTTTATGACCCATTTGTCCAATTATGGAAATGACCGGCTGGGCCTGTACACCTTTGAGAGCCTGGTGCGCTTCCTCCAGTGCTGGACACGGCTGCGCCTACAGACCCTTCCTCCAGTCCCTCTTGCACGAAAGTACTTTGAACTTTTCCCCCAGGAGCGAAGTCCCCTTTGGCAG AATCCCTGTGATGACAAGAGGCACAAAGATATCTGGTCCAAGGAGAAAACCTGTGATCGGCTCCCCAAGTTCCTCATTGTGGGACCCCAGAAGACTG GGACCACAGCTATTCACTTCTTCCTGAGCCTGCACCCAGCTGTGACTAGCAGCTTCCCTAGCCCAAGCACCTTTGAGGAGATTCAGTTCTTCAACGGCCCTAATTACCACAAGGGTATTGACTG GTACATGGACTTCTTCCCTGTTCCTTCTAATGCCAGCACTGACTTCCTGTTTGAAAAAAGTGCCACCTACTTTGATTCAGAGGTTGTACCACGGCGGGGGGCTGCCCTCCTGCCAAGAGCCAAGATCATCACTGTGCTCACCAATCCTGCTGACAGGGCATACTCCTGGTACCAG CACCAGCGAGCACACGGAGACCCAGTTGCTCTGAATTATACCTTCTACCAGGTGATTTCAGCTTCCTCCCAGGCCCCTGTGGTACTTCGCTCTCTGCAGAATCGCTGTCTTGTCCCTGGCTATTATTCTACCCATCTACAACGCTGGCTGACTTACTACCCCTCTGGACAG CTGCTGATTGTGGATGGGCAAGAGCTGCGTACCAACCCAGCAGCCTCAATGGAGAGCATCCAGAAGTTCCTGGGTATCACACCCTTTCTGAACTACACACGGACCCTCAG GTTTGATGAAGATAAGGGATTTTGGTGCCAGGGACTTGAAGGTGGTAAAACTCGCTGTCTAGGCAAAAGCAAAGGCCGAAGGTACCCAGATATGGACACCGAG tCCCGCCTTTTCCTTACGGATTTTTTCCGAAACCATAATTTGGAGCTGTCGAAGCTGCTGAACCGGCTTGGACAGCCAGTCCCCTCATGGCTTCGGGAAGAACTGCAGCGTTCCAGTCTGGGCTGA